One Helicobacter anatolicus genomic region harbors:
- a CDS encoding MetQ/NlpA family ABC transporter substrate-binding protein has product MKILKLLFFVLFAFLLNSCNNHQDKEHTIKVGATPLPHAQILESIKPELQKLGYELKIVSYVDYVTPNEALKDGSLDANFFQHAPFLQAFNTAKNANLISVGTIHIEPLSIYSHQIKNLDSLQENDTILIPNDPSNLARALILLDHLKLITLKDPNNLNATMQEITNNPKNLKIIPIEAAMLAKNIDDKKVKAIIINGNYALQNHLQNPIAQEDGRSPYANVIATQEKNKNSQKIQVLMQALHSQKTKDFIMQTYQGSVIPAF; this is encoded by the coding sequence ATGAAAATCTTAAAACTACTTTTTTTTGTGCTTTTTGCTTTTTTGCTAAATAGTTGTAACAATCATCAAGATAAAGAACATACAATCAAAGTCGGTGCCACCCCACTCCCCCATGCCCAAATTCTAGAATCTATCAAGCCAGAATTACAAAAACTCGGTTATGAACTAAAAATCGTGTCTTATGTAGATTATGTAACCCCTAATGAAGCACTTAAAGATGGATCGCTTGATGCAAACTTTTTCCAACATGCCCCATTTTTGCAAGCATTCAATACAGCAAAAAATGCAAATCTTATAAGCGTAGGTACAATTCATATTGAACCACTATCTATTTATTCTCATCAAATCAAAAATTTAGATTCCTTACAGGAAAATGACACTATCCTTATTCCTAATGATCCTAGCAACCTTGCCCGTGCATTGATTTTATTAGACCACCTAAAACTTATCACCCTAAAAGATCCAAACAATCTCAATGCCACTATGCAAGAAATCACAAATAACCCCAAAAATCTCAAAATCATCCCCATAGAAGCAGCAATGCTTGCAAAAAATATTGATGATAAAAAAGTAAAAGCTATTATCATTAATGGCAACTACGCATTGCAAAACCACCTACAAAATCCCATTGCGCAAGAAGATGGTCGCTCTCCTTATGCAAATGTGATTGCCACACAAGAAAAAAATAAAAATTCCCAAAAAATACAAGTACTTATGCAGGCTCTCCATAGCCAAAAAACAAAGGATTTTATCATGCAAACTTACCAAGGAAGTGTGATTCCTGCATTTTGA